In the Drosophila busckii strain San Diego stock center, stock number 13000-0081.31 unplaced genomic scaffold, ASM1175060v1 chrUn_01, whole genome shotgun sequence genome, one interval contains:
- the LOC117134987 gene encoding 40S ribosomal protein S28: METPRVPARVIKVLGRVGARGLLTEVRLELLKFPRSQILRAVKGPVHLGDIIHIDTSDFWRL, translated from the exons ATGGAGACCCCAAGAGTTCCTGCACGTGTTATCAAAGTGCTAGGACGCGTTGGAGCTCGCGGTCTGCTTACTGAGGTTCGATTAGAGCTGTTAAAATTTCCACGAAGTCAGATATTACGAGCTGTAAAAG gtCCAGTGCACTTAGGTGATATAATTCATATTGATACATCAGACTTTTGGCGTCtttag
- the LOC108607271 gene encoding cytoplasmic dynein 2 light intermediate chain 1, which translates to MFEKANDSSFSVTGSIQEIAGRLAEEQEVMRLLEVTTTPKECTLFVLGSKCVGKSSAINKFFDREEHSTRPTLALEYSFGRRIGNGKAAQVLNVWELGSLNNAEQLLEVPMRTHGLQQFAAFIMIDLSQPQRVWADLDCAYKGLRDTAQHIMDQGMPQMRENLERCAVNRVKHDNPDLPTLNLLPFPVVIVGGKYDVFMDLEPVVKKHVCRCLRSIAHLIGGAVLFHSQKLPKLAKVLRDTISHLGFGSPVNPFRAHVTDHNEALSIWFGTDSWEQIGIREKSFLCLERIGATLKVEVPQLDVEKQKKHFPPDTAKDICFRESVIDEMRGQKDDELAGIMRDVLLRGKFDSVQD; encoded by the exons atgtttgagAAGGCCAATGACAGCAGCTTTAGTGTAACGGGCAGCATACAAGAGATAGCCGGTCGCCTGGCGGAAGAGCAAGAGGTCATGCGGCTATTAGAGGTGACTACAACACCGAAGGAGTGCACTTTGTTTGTGCTTGGCAGCAAGTGTGTG GGAAAATCGTccgcaattaataaatttttcgATCGCGAGGAACACTCAACACGCCCGACGCTTGCGCTGGAGTACAGCTTTGGGCGTCGAATAGGCAACGGTAAGGCGGCGCAGGTGTTGAACGTGTGGGAGTTGGGCTCACTGAATAATGCCGAACAGTTGCTAGAAGTTCCCATGCGGACACATGGACTCCAACAGTTTGCTGCCTTCATAATGATAGACCTATCCCAGCCACAGCGGGTTTGGGCAGACCTAGACTGTGCATACAAAGGCTTAAGAGATACGGCACAACACATTATGGATCAAGGAATGCCTCAGATGCGCGAGAATCTGGAACGTTGCGCTGTAAATCGAGTAAAGCATGATAATCCGGATCTACCCACCCTGAATCTTCTGCCCTTTCCTGTTGTAATTGTGGGTGGCAAATACGATGTATTCATGGACCTAGAGCCAGTTGTTAAAAAGCATGTATGCCGGTGCTTAAGATCCATTGCGCATCTTATCGGAGGTGCTGTTCTGTTCCATTCCCAAAAACTGCCAAAGCTGGCCAAAGTTTTAAGGGACACCATTAGTCATTTGGGGTTTGGGAGCCCTGTGAATCCATTTCGTGCTCACGTCACAGACCACAACGAAGCGCTTTCAATTTGGTTTGGTACCGATAGTTGGGAGCAGATTGGCATAAGAGAAAAAAGTTTCTTATGCTTAGAGCGAATTGGCGCCACACTAAAAGTAGAGGTGCCACAATTGGAcgttgaaaaacaaaaaaagcactTTCCACCGGATACCGCAAAAGATATTTGCTTCAGGGAGTCAGTAATAGATGAGATGCGTGGTCAGAAAGATGACGAGCTTGCGGGAATAATGCGAGACGTATTACTACGAGGAAAGTTTGACAGCGTACAAGATTAA